A window from Candidatus Arthromitus sp. SFB-rat-Yit encodes these proteins:
- the dapA gene encoding 4-hydroxy-tetrahydrodipicolinate synthase produces the protein MSLFIGSGVAIVTPFKENGDINLDKLEELLIWHIQNNTDAIIICGTTGEGSTLTDNEKKELIKTTVEIVNKKIPIIAGVGTNNTKKSLELSKFSKEVGADGLLVITPYYNKTSKNGLFEHFKTINDQVDLPIMAYNVPSRTGMNISPEMLFELSKLKNITSIKEASGNLSQAILYRKLCPNIDLYSGNDDQIVPFMSIGGKGTVTVLGNILPRIVHDITHEYINGNVKKSLDLQLKYLNFINSLFIETNPIPIKTALNLIGKNVGNFRLPLVEIDPNNLDKLKNEMKNINLL, from the coding sequence ATGAGTTTATTTATTGGTTCAGGTGTTGCAATTGTTACGCCTTTTAAAGAAAATGGTGATATTAATTTAGATAAATTAGAAGAGCTTTTGATTTGGCATATTCAAAATAACACAGATGCAATTATAATTTGTGGAACTACTGGGGAAGGTTCTACCTTAACTGATAACGAAAAAAAAGAATTAATAAAAACGACTGTTGAGATTGTAAACAAAAAAATTCCAATAATTGCTGGAGTAGGAACAAATAATACTAAAAAAAGTCTTGAACTTTCTAAATTTTCAAAAGAGGTTGGAGCTGATGGACTTTTAGTTATAACACCATACTATAACAAAACTTCTAAAAATGGGTTATTCGAACATTTTAAGACTATAAATGATCAAGTAGATTTACCGATTATGGCATACAATGTTCCCTCAAGAACTGGAATGAATATATCTCCTGAAATGTTATTTGAACTTTCTAAGCTTAAAAATATTACTTCAATTAAAGAAGCATCTGGAAATTTAAGTCAAGCTATACTCTATAGAAAACTTTGTCCTAATATCGATTTATATTCTGGAAATGATGATCAAATCGTTCCATTTATGAGTATTGGTGGAAAAGGCACAGTCACAGTTTTAGGAAATATACTTCCTAGAATTGTTCATGATATAACACATGAGTATATAAATGGAAATGTTAAAAAATCTTTAGATCTACAACTCAAATATTTAAATTTTATAAATTCACTTTTCATAGAAACAAACCCTATCCCAATAAAAACTGCATTAAATTTAATTGGTAAAAATGTAGGTAATTTTAGATTACCTCTAGTTGAAATAGATCCAAACAATTTAGACAAGTTAAAAAATGAAATGAAGAATATTAACTTACTTTAA
- a CDS encoding DUF4214 domain-containing protein, which translates to MKVYKFLASFTVIVLFVSLFFNTNVHAIINRYFEDTFEVSVPGLPSKYSNVFCNLEDVSVEIKEDKIVILNLVPDQVYHNVEITFTDDIGRKYEFNFDNVITSLPKKANNKFVYDAYLNGLGRKPDHTGFKYWFGRLSSGTITAVDFINEMVSSDEFNSNYSMSIEKIKALYKTVVGREADEEGLGFWLSEFNILVEQNGIKSSNAILELVKRMVSENEFISIVEEAGFIYN; encoded by the coding sequence ATGAAAGTATATAAATTTTTGGCTTCATTTACAGTTATAGTTTTATTTGTTAGTTTGTTTTTTAATACAAATGTACATGCTATAATAAATAGATATTTTGAAGATACTTTTGAGGTAAGTGTACCAGGGCTTCCAAGCAAGTATAGTAATGTATTTTGTAATTTAGAAGATGTTAGTGTTGAAATAAAAGAGGATAAGATAGTAATATTAAATCTTGTTCCCGATCAGGTTTATCATAATGTTGAAATTACATTTACAGATGATATCGGTAGAAAATATGAATTTAATTTTGATAATGTTATAACTTCACTACCAAAGAAAGCGAATAACAAATTTGTTTATGATGCTTATTTAAATGGGTTAGGGAGAAAACCTGATCATACAGGATTTAAATATTGGTTTGGAAGATTAAGTAGTGGAACTATTACGGCTGTGGACTTTATAAATGAAATGGTAAGTTCAGATGAATTTAATTCAAATTATAGTATGTCTATAGAAAAGATAAAGGCATTATATAAAACTGTAGTGGGAAGAGAAGCGGATGAAGAGGGACTTGGTTTTTGGTTAAGTGAATTTAATATTTTAGTAGAACAAAATGGTATTAAAAGTAGTAATGCAATATTAGAGTTAGTAAAAAGAATGGTAAGTGAAAATGAATTTATTAGTATAGTGGAAGAGGCGGGCTTTATATATAACTAA
- a CDS encoding glucosamine-6-phosphate deaminase produces the protein MFLIIFSITSCSRFTISNRYYGNNTANKKFNVDIEVNKLYKNLAIDEVNFEISNINSQSNELQKIYQDYPSNYEFIKNLNARIINVLDNIGFNEEIEYNFAQKSKNNNILFTKRSELGDINTKTLLITTTYFNSNNEFNPKNISMIFEMLRLFENFNKKYHLSVLFINNSSSISNTINTSIDDVLVHLDLLSIIDLQFEDTLNKVNVLNLNNESKISTFINDSINYNSFNFINFSEIIDKTQFNNISNNKIDFVRIVSETNTIYINKCATFLISIIADILNKPNIPSVSTNDLMFRVVLDLYNHNSIKKILYKINNGEYSELTKQSILEVDDYINLKIKLVDLFDNQSDELSLKLF, from the coding sequence ATGTTCCTTATAATTTTTTCAATCACATCTTGTTCACGTTTTACTATATCAAATAGATATTATGGAAATAATACTGCTAATAAAAAATTCAATGTTGATATTGAAGTTAATAAATTATATAAAAATCTTGCTATAGATGAAGTGAATTTTGAAATTTCAAATATAAACTCTCAATCTAATGAATTACAAAAAATATATCAAGATTATCCATCAAATTATGAATTTATAAAAAATCTTAATGCTAGAATTATAAATGTTTTAGATAATATTGGTTTTAATGAAGAAATTGAATACAATTTCGCACAAAAATCCAAAAATAATAATATCCTTTTCACTAAAAGATCCGAGTTAGGTGATATTAATACAAAAACCCTTTTAATTACTACAACATACTTTAATTCAAATAATGAATTTAATCCTAAAAATATTTCAATGATATTTGAAATGCTTAGATTATTTGAAAATTTTAATAAAAAATATCATCTTTCTGTATTATTCATTAATAATTCGTCAAGTATTAGCAACACTATTAATACTTCAATAGATGATGTATTGGTTCATCTCGATTTATTATCTATAATAGATCTTCAATTTGAAGACACCCTTAATAAAGTCAATGTATTAAATTTAAATAATGAATCCAAAATATCTACATTTATTAACGATTCTATTAATTATAATTCATTTAACTTTATTAATTTTTCAGAAATTATAGATAAAACTCAATTCAATAATATTTCAAATAATAAAATTGATTTCGTAAGAATCGTTTCTGAAACAAATACAATTTATATAAATAAATGTGCAACCTTCCTAATTTCAATAATAGCTGATATTTTAAATAAACCAAATATTCCATCTGTTTCAACTAATGATTTAATGTTTAGAGTTGTTTTAGATTTATATAATCATAACTCAATTAAAAAAATATTGTATAAAATAAATAATGGCGAATATTCTGAGCTTACTAAACAATCCATACTAGAAGTAGATGACTACATAAATTTAAAAATTAAATTAGTTGATCTTTTCGATAACCAAAGTGATGAATTAAGTTTAAAATTATTTTAA
- the dapB gene encoding 4-hydroxy-tetrahydrodipicolinate reductase, which translates to MLKILLNGINGRMGKTIEKLSSSYDNLEIVCGVDTKQDINSNVKTYLNINDVQEKVDIIIDFSHPNSLDSILNYALNKKIGIVICTTGHTKEQLNKINNASKTIPIFISYNMSIGINVLQKLLKTALKSLYKDYDIEITEKHHNQKLDSPSGTAIMLMDTINDFVKSNFDENVDFNHGRFGEKKREKKEVGVHSIRCGNMIGSHEIMFGGNNEIIELKHTAISRDVFAQGAIKAALYLFGKNAGIYNMNSMLNL; encoded by the coding sequence ATGTTGAAAATACTTCTAAACGGTATAAACGGACGAATGGGAAAAACAATTGAAAAATTAAGTTCAAGTTATGATAACCTAGAAATTGTATGTGGAGTTGATACAAAACAAGATATTAACAGCAATGTTAAAACTTATCTTAATATAAATGATGTTCAAGAAAAAGTTGATATTATAATTGACTTCTCACACCCAAACTCACTAGATAGCATTTTAAATTATGCTCTAAATAAAAAAATAGGTATTGTAATTTGTACAACTGGACACACAAAAGAGCAATTAAATAAAATAAATAATGCCAGCAAAACAATCCCTATTTTTATATCTTACAACATGAGTATTGGAATAAATGTTCTACAAAAATTATTAAAAACAGCACTCAAATCTCTTTACAAAGATTATGATATAGAAATAACTGAAAAACATCATAATCAAAAACTCGATTCACCGAGTGGAACTGCAATAATGTTAATGGATACAATAAATGATTTTGTAAAAAGTAACTTTGATGAAAATGTAGATTTTAATCATGGTAGATTCGGTGAAAAGAAACGTGAAAAAAAAGAGGTTGGAGTTCATTCAATAAGATGTGGAAACATGATTGGATCTCATGAAATTATGTTTGGCGGAAACAATGAAATAATAGAATTAAAACATACCGCAATATCTCGGGATGTTTTTGCACAAGGTGCTATAAAAGCTGCACTTTACTTATTTGGAAAAAATGCTGGAATATACAATATGAATTCAATGTTAAATTTATAG
- a CDS encoding aspartate-semialdehyde dehydrogenase, translating to MRYNVAVVGATGKIGRTFLKVLEERNFPIKNIYLYASKKSLGYKLNFKNKDYEVIELKEDNIKNDIDFAFFSAGSDTSLKFSPLFSEKNALVIDNSSAFRMDKNIPLVVPEVNGEEALKNNGIIANPNCSTIQAVIALKPLHDKFKIKRIIYSTYQAVSGAGNFGIKDLDIDVESNLNKFQYLIKGNLIPQIDVFTDNGYTKEEMKMINETKKILKDDSLKITATCVRVPIENSHSESINIEFENNFTLNDIFNELKNFKGITLMDDIKQNKYPMPRYISGKDDVFVGRIRLDESCDKAINIWVVADNILKGAALNAVQIAEYILNNKGE from the coding sequence ATGAGATATAATGTAGCTGTTGTTGGTGCAACAGGTAAAATAGGAAGAACATTTCTTAAAGTACTAGAAGAAAGAAACTTTCCTATTAAAAATATTTATCTATACGCTTCCAAAAAATCTTTAGGATATAAGCTTAATTTTAAAAATAAAGACTATGAGGTTATTGAATTAAAAGAAGATAATATTAAAAATGATATAGATTTTGCATTCTTCTCTGCTGGTAGTGATACAAGCCTTAAATTTTCTCCTCTATTTTCAGAAAAAAATGCTCTTGTAATTGATAATTCTAGTGCGTTCAGAATGGATAAAAACATCCCTCTTGTAGTTCCTGAAGTTAATGGAGAAGAAGCTTTAAAAAATAATGGAATTATCGCAAATCCAAATTGTTCAACTATACAAGCTGTTATAGCCCTTAAACCACTCCATGATAAATTTAAAATTAAAAGAATAATTTATTCAACTTATCAAGCAGTTTCTGGTGCTGGTAACTTTGGTATTAAAGATTTAGATATAGATGTTGAATCAAATCTAAACAAATTTCAATATTTAATAAAAGGAAATCTAATTCCTCAAATTGATGTATTTACTGACAATGGTTATACAAAAGAGGAAATGAAAATGATAAATGAAACTAAAAAAATATTAAAAGATGATTCTCTTAAAATAACTGCCACTTGTGTAAGAGTTCCTATTGAAAATTCTCACAGTGAAAGCATAAATATAGAATTTGAGAACAACTTCACACTAAATGATATTTTCAATGAACTTAAAAATTTTAAAGGTATTACATTAATGGATGACATTAAACAAAATAAATATCCAATGCCAAGATATATTTCTGGAAAAGATGACGTATTTGTTGGACGTATTAGACTTGACGAGTCTTGCGATAAAGCAATAAATATATGGGTTGTTGCTGATAACATTTTAAAAGGAGCTGCATTAAATGCAGTTCAGATAGCAGAATATATTTTAAATAATAAAGGAGAATAA
- a CDS encoding small, acid-soluble spore protein, alpha/beta type: MSNSSSLKRIIKQKLKSNKKLTELEQLRENLKYEIAEELGLKDKVDKYGWSGLTASETGKIGGIMTKRKKELNVPKNSDILNNSKG; encoded by the coding sequence ATAAGTAATAGCAGTTCTCTAAAAAGGATAATAAAGCAAAAGTTAAAATCAAATAAAAAATTAACTGAATTAGAGCAGTTGAGAGAAAATTTAAAATATGAAATAGCTGAAGAACTTGGATTAAAAGATAAAGTTGATAAATATGGTTGGAGTGGTCTTACGGCCAGTGAAACAGGAAAAATTGGTGGAATAATGACAAAGAGAAAGAAAGAGTTGAACGTTCCAAAGAATTCAGATATATTAAATAATTCAAAAGGATGA
- the dxs gene encoding 1-deoxy-D-xylulose-5-phosphate synthase: MKNFDHLYRIDNPSFLKNLSIDKLYLLSEQIRDFLIESLSHTGGHVSSNLGVIELTIALHYIFDFEKDKLIFDVGHQCYTHKILTGRAKFFDSLRKFNGLSGFPRRCESNFDIWETGHSSTSLSAALALAVSRDFKKTSENIISVIGDGALTGGMALEALNNIGYEQKKLLIILNDNQMSISKNICALMPKNNNTNIYESSSCISNLKKNESINFSMKQFFQSINLNYSGPIDGHNIKSLIDALNKIKNISRPSVLHIITKKGKGLHTAENDNIGSWHGIGPFDKSTGLKIKSKNQNHRAWGSIVSETVERLAKKDKNIVCISPAMTKGSKLEFFKNKFPDRTFDVGIAEQHAATFSGALALSNLKPIFFVYSTFLQRAYDQVIHDIARQNINLLIAVDKCGFATGDGDTHHGIYDISFLRPIPNISIVMPKDQIEAQHLLYNCLYNYENKGIISYRYPRGYSNLTHVPHFKNIEFGSWTVEKEGNDLTILTFGPMLKVAHDIYDFFKTKDISIKIVNARFIKPMDEDMLHKIFKSNMPIVTIEEACKIGGFGSGICEFAIKHKYKNDIEVFGIEDNFFHQGDTDNLRKISGLNTEFMIDKIKALTYIH, translated from the coding sequence ATGAAAAATTTTGATCATTTATATAGAATAGATAATCCAAGTTTTTTGAAGAATCTTTCAATTGATAAACTTTACTTACTTTCTGAACAAATAAGGGATTTTTTAATTGAATCTTTAAGTCATACAGGTGGACATGTTTCTTCAAATCTTGGAGTTATAGAACTAACAATAGCACTACATTATATTTTTGATTTTGAAAAAGATAAGTTAATTTTTGATGTTGGTCATCAATGCTATACTCATAAAATCCTTACAGGTAGAGCAAAATTTTTTGACTCTCTGAGAAAATTTAATGGACTTTCGGGATTTCCAAGGAGATGTGAAAGCAATTTTGATATTTGGGAAACAGGTCATAGTTCTACATCTTTATCTGCTGCCTTAGCACTTGCAGTTAGTAGAGATTTTAAAAAAACATCGGAAAATATAATTTCCGTTATAGGTGATGGTGCATTAACTGGTGGAATGGCTCTTGAGGCTCTAAATAATATTGGATACGAGCAAAAAAAACTTTTGATTATATTAAATGATAATCAAATGTCTATTTCAAAAAATATTTGTGCACTAATGCCCAAAAATAATAATACAAACATATATGAATCGTCTTCATGCATATCAAATCTCAAAAAAAATGAATCAATAAATTTTTCAATGAAACAATTTTTTCAAAGTATAAATTTAAATTATTCAGGACCTATAGATGGCCACAATATCAAAAGTTTAATAGATGCTCTAAATAAAATTAAAAATATTTCAAGACCATCTGTTCTTCACATAATTACAAAAAAAGGTAAGGGACTTCATACAGCTGAAAATGACAATATAGGATCGTGGCATGGAATTGGTCCTTTTGATAAATCTACTGGACTCAAGATTAAATCCAAAAATCAAAATCATAGAGCTTGGGGATCTATTGTATCAGAAACTGTTGAACGTCTTGCGAAAAAAGATAAAAATATAGTTTGCATTTCTCCTGCAATGACAAAAGGTTCTAAACTAGAGTTCTTTAAAAATAAATTTCCTGATAGAACTTTCGATGTAGGAATAGCAGAACAGCATGCAGCAACATTTTCTGGTGCATTAGCTTTATCAAATCTTAAACCAATATTTTTTGTATATTCAACATTCTTACAACGTGCATACGATCAAGTTATACACGATATAGCAAGACAAAACATAAATTTATTAATCGCAGTAGATAAATGCGGATTCGCAACAGGTGATGGTGACACCCATCACGGTATATATGACATTAGTTTTCTTAGACCAATACCAAATATATCAATAGTCATGCCAAAAGATCAAATAGAGGCTCAACACCTTTTATATAATTGTCTTTATAATTACGAAAATAAAGGAATCATATCTTATAGATACCCTAGAGGATACTCCAATTTAACTCATGTTCCTCACTTTAAAAATATCGAGTTTGGCTCATGGACAGTTGAAAAAGAGGGGAATGATCTAACTATTTTAACATTTGGACCAATGCTCAAAGTTGCACATGATATATATGATTTTTTTAAGACAAAAGATATAAGCATAAAAATTGTAAATGCTCGTTTTATAAAACCTATGGATGAAGATATGCTTCACAAAATATTTAAATCAAATATGCCTATTGTAACAATAGAAGAAGCTTGCAAAATAGGAGGATTTGGATCAGGTATTTGTGAATTTGCAATCAAACACAAATACAAAAATGATATTGAAGTATTTGGAATTGAAGATAACTTCTTTCATCAAGGAGATACTGATAATCTAAGAAAAATTTCTGGTCTTAATACAGAATTTATGATAGACAAAATAAAAGCACTTACATACATACATTAA
- a CDS encoding CPBP family glutamic-type intramembrane protease has protein sequence MTKTKLFNFILFMDFIIYIFSNLILFKYVPQNSYYIFYMCLRDIILFLFSIAVYLNFYNSRISSMLVFPKLNSKIIKNSIIIGISFYLIANGVNLIFTSIFKFTLGNRFYLNNIYIRDYFGFEFIFYIFVHTIFTELFFRCILKDAFKFLSNKARLVLSSIIFSFFFFGLSQIVYGFVIGILLMCFLDRIGSMITLIIASLSINMADYFVRVIGNKFPKTIISSRVVVNNSSDIFVNLIIPIIIILVGIIIYSILRENIKIKIPSVLPNNVKEGNFNISLSNVVDIYVLLFFVTYFIITFIGYKISS, from the coding sequence GTGACCAAAACTAAACTATTTAATTTTATTTTATTTATGGATTTTATAATATATATATTTTCAAATTTGATTCTATTTAAATATGTTCCGCAGAACTCATATTACATATTTTACATGTGCTTAAGAGATATAATATTATTTTTATTTTCTATCGCAGTATATTTAAATTTTTATAATTCCAGAATAAGTTCAATGTTAGTGTTTCCAAAACTAAATAGTAAAATTATTAAAAATTCAATAATAATTGGAATTTCATTTTATTTGATAGCTAATGGTGTGAATTTGATTTTTACATCAATATTTAAATTTACTTTAGGAAATAGGTTTTATCTGAATAATATTTATATAAGAGATTATTTTGGTTTTGAATTTATTTTTTATATTTTTGTTCATACGATTTTTACAGAATTATTTTTTAGATGTATTTTAAAAGATGCATTTAAATTTTTATCAAATAAGGCTAGATTGGTATTATCATCTATTATATTTTCATTTTTCTTTTTTGGATTGTCACAAATTGTATATGGGTTTGTTATTGGAATTTTGTTAATGTGTTTTCTAGATAGAATAGGAAGCATGATTACTCTGATAATAGCAAGTTTAAGCATAAATATGGCTGATTATTTTGTCAGAGTAATTGGAAATAAATTTCCTAAGACTATAATTTCATCTAGAGTAGTAGTTAACAATAGTTCGGATATTTTTGTAAATTTGATAATACCAATTATAATAATTCTTGTTGGGATCATAATATATTCGATATTAAGAGAAAATATAAAAATTAAAATACCATCTGTTTTACCCAATAATGTTAAGGAGGGTAATTTTAATATAAGTTTAAGTAATGTAGTAGATATTTATGTTTTGCTATTTTTTGTAACGTATTTTATTATCACATTTATAGGATATAAAATTTCTTCATAA
- the dxr gene encoding 1-deoxy-D-xylulose-5-phosphate reductoisomerase produces the protein MKNISILGATGSIGIQSLDVIKNNPHKFKLNSISIGENIAELRKILKHFSPELVCLKNKNDFERMRAEYPTIKFTYGNDGLLEIATFNKSNIIINGLVGNIGLLPTIHAIESHKNIALANKETLVTAGHIINQKVEEYNVDLIPIDSEHSAIFQALNGENHKSIKNLILTASGGSFRDKTRDELKNVSIEDALKHPNWSMGAKITIDSATMANKGLEIIETHFLFNVDYQNIKVILHRESIIHSMVEFDDSTIIAQLGTPDMRVPIQYALTYPDRIQNKDFKALNFEEISSLNFSKLDFERYPCVKMAFEAGKLGGTATTIFNSSNEEAVRLFLNKKISFLDIELLIEKSLSNYTIIENPDLNTIIQLDKEVKSFVYEESKKI, from the coding sequence ATGAAAAATATTTCTATTCTAGGAGCAACAGGATCTATTGGAATACAATCTCTTGACGTTATAAAAAACAATCCACATAAATTTAAACTAAATTCAATTTCTATAGGAGAAAATATAGCGGAACTTAGAAAAATCTTAAAACATTTTTCTCCTGAACTTGTATGTTTAAAAAATAAAAATGATTTTGAACGTATGCGTGCGGAGTATCCAACTATAAAATTCACATACGGAAATGATGGATTGTTAGAAATTGCAACATTTAACAAATCAAATATTATCATAAACGGTCTAGTTGGAAATATAGGACTCTTACCAACTATACACGCTATAGAATCCCATAAAAATATAGCTCTCGCAAATAAGGAAACTCTTGTTACAGCAGGTCACATAATAAATCAAAAAGTTGAAGAATACAATGTGGATCTCATACCAATCGATAGTGAACATTCCGCCATATTCCAAGCCTTAAACGGTGAAAACCATAAAAGTATAAAAAACTTAATTTTAACGGCATCTGGTGGAAGTTTTAGAGATAAAACAAGAGATGAACTTAAAAATGTTAGTATTGAAGATGCATTAAAACACCCAAATTGGTCAATGGGTGCAAAAATAACAATAGATTCTGCAACAATGGCAAACAAAGGACTTGAAATAATCGAAACACATTTTTTATTCAATGTAGATTATCAGAACATAAAGGTTATCCTTCATCGTGAAAGCATTATACATTCGATGGTTGAATTCGATGATTCTACTATAATAGCTCAACTTGGAACTCCGGATATGAGAGTTCCTATTCAGTACGCTTTAACATATCCTGATAGAATACAAAACAAAGACTTCAAAGCATTAAACTTTGAAGAAATATCATCACTAAATTTTTCTAAATTGGATTTTGAAAGATATCCTTGTGTAAAAATGGCATTTGAAGCTGGAAAACTTGGCGGTACTGCAACAACAATATTTAATTCTTCAAATGAAGAAGCTGTTAGACTATTTTTAAATAAAAAAATCTCATTCTTAGATATAGAACTTCTAATTGAAAAATCTTTATCTAACTATACGATTATAGAAAATCCAGATTTAAATACAATTATCCAATTAGATAAAGAAGTTAAATCATTTGTTTATGAAGAATCAAAAAAGATTTAA
- a CDS encoding phage holin — MFKNRLRNYGLWVSVAALIPLLLSAFGINFVSEDKYVQIINCILSILVALGLINNPDTNNRWYKDDKIEEYKNKELN, encoded by the coding sequence ATGTTTAAAAATAGATTAAGAAACTATGGGTTATGGGTATCAGTTGCAGCACTTATTCCATTATTGCTATCAGCATTTGGAATTAATTTTGTTAGTGAAGATAAATATGTACAGATAATAAATTGCATATTATCTATATTAGTAGCTTTAGGACTTATAAATAATCCAGACACAAATAATCGTTGGTATAAAGATGATAAAATAGAAGAGTACAAAAATAAAGAATTAAACTAA